One Actinosynnema pretiosum DNA segment encodes these proteins:
- a CDS encoding AMP-binding protein — MVAPARNVADLVRESARRGPGHPAVVDVTTARSLSWGALDAAVDAEARRLVGAGLRPGDRVAVRLPTGPAFCAAVFGALRAGGVLVLLGAGQPRHELDRLLADSGARLLVGDPDEPGAEPGGPPDPRVTVLPAPPLDVEPGSAPPVDAVRGGEDVAVIGYTSGTSGVPRGAMLSHRALLANVDQCAELRPAPVTAGDRVLLALPLFHVYGLGPGLLQVAGAGATAVLVERFDPDAALTAIREHRVTALVGVPPMYRALLAQPVARLRADLATVRLFTSGAAPLPPEVLTGMRAATGLVVHEGYGLTETGPVLTSSLVTGTAKPGSVGSPLPGVELRLVDSDGSPLDLEEDEPGTGLVSVRGANLFSGYWPDGAHGPAEDGWFRTGDVGYLDADGDLHLVDRAGDLIIVNGFNVYPHEVEAVLRELPGVVEAAAVGVPDERTGEAVKAVLALADGVELDEARVRGHCADRLAKFKVPTSVEFTSALPHSPTGKVARALLRPPLI, encoded by the coding sequence TTGGTCGCTCCCGCCCGCAACGTCGCAGACCTGGTGCGCGAGTCGGCGCGCAGGGGACCGGGGCACCCGGCCGTGGTCGACGTCACCACCGCGCGGAGCCTGAGCTGGGGCGCGCTCGACGCGGCGGTGGACGCGGAGGCCCGAAGGCTCGTGGGCGCGGGGCTGCGGCCCGGCGACCGGGTCGCGGTGCGGCTGCCGACCGGTCCGGCGTTCTGCGCGGCGGTGTTCGGCGCGCTGCGCGCGGGCGGCGTCCTGGTGCTGCTGGGCGCCGGTCAGCCGCGCCACGAGCTGGACCGGCTGCTGGCCGACAGCGGCGCGCGGCTGCTGGTCGGCGACCCGGACGAGCCGGGCGCCGAGCCGGGCGGGCCGCCGGACCCGCGGGTCACCGTGCTGCCCGCGCCCCCGCTCGACGTCGAGCCGGGCTCGGCGCCGCCGGTCGACGCGGTCCGGGGCGGCGAGGACGTCGCCGTGATCGGCTACACCTCCGGCACCTCGGGCGTGCCGCGCGGCGCGATGCTGTCGCACCGGGCGCTGCTGGCCAACGTCGACCAGTGCGCCGAGCTGCGGCCCGCCCCGGTGACCGCCGGGGACCGGGTGCTGCTCGCGCTGCCGCTGTTCCACGTCTACGGGCTCGGGCCCGGTCTGCTCCAGGTCGCGGGCGCGGGGGCCACCGCCGTGCTGGTCGAGCGGTTCGACCCGGACGCCGCGCTCACCGCGATCCGCGAGCACCGGGTGACCGCGCTGGTCGGCGTGCCGCCGATGTACCGGGCGCTGCTGGCCCAACCTGTGGCGCGGCTGCGCGCGGACCTGGCGACCGTGCGGCTGTTCACCTCGGGCGCGGCCCCGCTGCCGCCCGAGGTGCTGACCGGGATGCGCGCCGCGACGGGCCTGGTCGTGCACGAGGGCTACGGCCTGACCGAGACCGGTCCCGTGCTGACGTCCTCGCTGGTCACGGGCACGGCGAAGCCGGGGTCGGTGGGCAGCCCGCTGCCCGGCGTCGAGCTGCGCCTGGTCGACAGCGACGGCTCCCCGCTCGACCTGGAGGAGGACGAGCCGGGCACCGGGCTGGTGTCGGTGCGCGGCGCGAACCTGTTCAGCGGCTACTGGCCGGACGGCGCGCACGGCCCGGCCGAGGACGGCTGGTTCCGCACCGGCGACGTCGGCTACCTGGACGCGGACGGCGACCTGCACCTGGTCGACCGGGCGGGCGACCTGATCATCGTCAACGGGTTCAACGTCTACCCGCACGAGGTGGAGGCCGTGCTGCGCGAGCTGCCCGGCGTGGTGGAGGCGGCGGCGGTGGGCGTGCCGGACGAGCGGACCGGCGAGGCGGTCAAGGCGGTGCTCGCGCTGGCGGACGGGGTCGAGCTGGACGAGGCGCGGGTGCGCGGGCACTGCGCGGACCGGCTGGCGAAGTTCAAGGTCCCGACCTCGGTGGAGTTCACCTCCGCGCTGCCGCACTCGCCGACCGGCAAGGTCGCGAGGGCCCTGCTCCGCCCGCCGCTGATCTGA
- a CDS encoding sigma-70 family RNA polymerase sigma factor, whose protein sequence is MTARTRENSARPRRGLRSLWGGGRRPGTGEDVDGDAPDEPWALVRAAQGGDKEAFGALYDRYVDVVYRYVLFRIGDRTLAEDVTSETFLRALRSIGSISYQGRDVGAWFVTIARNIVFDHVKSSRYRLEVTTAELADNREAADGPEQEVLALATSEELLRCVRQLGDDQRECITLRFIQGLSVAETAARMGRNEGAVKALQHRAVRRLAQLLPQWLR, encoded by the coding sequence ATGACCGCGAGGACGCGCGAGAACAGCGCGAGACCCCGCCGTGGTCTCCGCTCCCTGTGGGGCGGGGGCAGGCGGCCGGGCACCGGCGAGGACGTGGACGGCGACGCGCCGGACGAGCCGTGGGCCCTGGTGCGCGCGGCCCAGGGCGGCGACAAGGAGGCGTTCGGCGCCCTGTACGACCGGTACGTCGACGTGGTCTACCGCTACGTCCTGTTCCGGATCGGGGACCGGACGCTGGCCGAGGACGTGACCAGCGAGACGTTCCTGCGCGCGCTGCGGAGCATCGGGTCGATCAGCTACCAGGGCCGCGACGTGGGCGCCTGGTTCGTCACGATCGCCAGGAACATCGTGTTCGACCACGTGAAGTCCAGCCGGTACCGGCTGGAGGTCACCACGGCCGAGCTGGCGGACAACCGCGAGGCGGCGGACGGGCCGGAGCAGGAGGTGCTGGCGCTGGCGACGAGCGAGGAGCTGCTCCGCTGCGTCCGCCAACTGGGCGATGACCAGCGCGAGTGCATTACCCTGCGCTTCATCCAGGGCTTGTCCGTGGCCGAGACCGCGGCGAGGATGGGGCGCAACGAGGGTGCCGTCAAGGCCCTGCAGCACCGCGCGGTGCGCCGGTTGGCCCAACTGCTGCCACAGTGGTTGCGGTGA
- a CDS encoding DUF5667 domain-containing protein: MVGRGITPLGRHGDDEEFARAVEALPEGGADPDFARELAVVEVLRRAAEQGGPDADARARMRARVLDGMAASIADPAILEPVAGEDPVDGEPRVGAGPGPGGGVTDLGERRRRGGARGRFLVASAAALCLLLSLAGMSVLLSRDALPGDALYGVKRTTEEAQLGLTFAEDGKGFKRLEFAASRLSEVETLAGRGRDTGGGPVAGYLTAFSDFDADASAGARALVAHGTTADRGALGSLYEWAAAQSHRLDSVRHELPSDANARAGGSMELLGRIGVRVVGLLARADCAVVTSGTSDDLGPLPAEQGCEPVGQEPGSTSATPSTTSSAPVPGTGQAGTGTTGAPRTTGAPTTGAGQPPVATTTPKAGQPQTDQPGVQLPLPQLTDLLPTLPLPSLQLPLPLELPGLSGILPTG; this comes from the coding sequence ATGGTGGGTAGAGGAATCACGCCGCTGGGGCGTCACGGGGACGACGAGGAGTTCGCCCGCGCTGTCGAGGCGCTGCCGGAGGGCGGGGCGGACCCGGACTTCGCGCGTGAGCTGGCCGTCGTCGAGGTGCTCCGGCGGGCGGCCGAGCAGGGCGGCCCGGACGCGGACGCCAGGGCGCGGATGCGCGCGCGGGTGCTGGACGGGATGGCCGCCTCGATCGCCGACCCGGCGATCCTGGAGCCGGTCGCGGGCGAGGACCCGGTGGACGGCGAGCCGCGCGTCGGCGCGGGTCCCGGTCCGGGCGGTGGCGTCACCGACCTCGGGGAGCGGCGAAGACGCGGCGGCGCGCGCGGGCGGTTCCTGGTCGCGTCGGCGGCGGCGCTGTGCCTGCTGCTGTCGCTGGCCGGGATGTCGGTCCTGCTGAGCCGGGACGCGCTGCCCGGCGACGCGCTGTACGGGGTCAAGCGGACCACCGAGGAGGCCCAGCTCGGGCTCACGTTCGCCGAGGACGGCAAGGGGTTCAAGCGGCTGGAGTTCGCCGCGTCCCGGCTGTCCGAGGTGGAGACGCTGGCCGGGCGGGGCCGCGACACCGGCGGCGGGCCGGTCGCCGGCTACCTGACCGCGTTCTCCGACTTCGACGCGGACGCCTCGGCGGGCGCGCGGGCGCTGGTCGCGCACGGCACGACCGCCGACCGGGGCGCGCTCGGCTCGCTGTACGAGTGGGCAGCCGCCCAGTCGCACAGGCTGGACTCGGTGCGCCACGAGCTGCCCTCCGACGCGAACGCGCGCGCGGGCGGGTCGATGGAGCTGCTCGGCCGGATCGGGGTGCGCGTGGTCGGCCTGCTGGCGCGCGCCGACTGCGCGGTGGTGACCTCGGGCACGTCCGACGACCTCGGCCCGCTGCCCGCGGAGCAGGGGTGCGAGCCGGTCGGCCAGGAGCCGGGCTCGACGTCGGCGACCCCGTCCACCACGTCCTCCGCGCCCGTCCCCGGCACCGGCCAGGCAGGCACCGGCACGACCGGCGCGCCGCGCACGACCGGGGCGCCCACCACCGGGGCAGGTCAGCCGCCCGTGGCGACCACCACCCCGAAGGCGGGCCAGCCGCAGACCGACCAGCCCGGCGTGCAGCTGCCGCTGCCGCAGCTCACGGACCTGCTGCCCACCCTCCCGCTGCCGTCGCTGCAACTGCCGCTGCCGCTGGAGCTGCCGGGGCTGTCCGGCATCCTCCCCACCGGCTGA
- a CDS encoding HAD family hydrolase — protein MVSKRVVQGSAERERLAELAGEASAAAALADAPGQAASDLTAAAFFDVDNTMMMGASIFHFARGLAARKYFKNSDLVGFAWQQLKFRVGGRENPQSVKESREQALSFVAGRSVAEIISLGEEIFDELMADKIWAGTQALAQMHLDAGQRVWLVTATPVELATIIARRLGLTGALGTVGENVDGIYTGRLVGDLLHGKAKAHAVRALAAQEGLDLRRCTAYSDSVNDVPMLSVVGTAVAVNPDSGLRETARKRGWETRDFRTARKAARIGVPSVLGLGAVAGLVAAGVAWRRGRW, from the coding sequence GTGGTGTCGAAGCGTGTGGTGCAGGGCTCGGCCGAGCGCGAGAGGCTCGCCGAACTGGCGGGCGAGGCGTCGGCGGCGGCTGCACTCGCCGACGCACCGGGTCAGGCGGCGTCGGACCTGACGGCAGCCGCCTTCTTCGACGTGGACAACACGATGATGATGGGCGCGTCGATCTTCCACTTCGCGCGCGGGCTCGCGGCCAGGAAGTACTTCAAGAACTCGGACCTGGTGGGCTTCGCCTGGCAGCAGCTGAAGTTCCGGGTCGGCGGCCGGGAGAACCCGCAGAGCGTGAAGGAGTCGCGCGAGCAGGCCTTGTCGTTCGTGGCGGGGCGCAGCGTGGCGGAGATCATCAGCCTCGGCGAGGAGATCTTCGACGAGCTGATGGCGGACAAGATCTGGGCGGGCACGCAGGCGCTCGCGCAGATGCACCTGGACGCCGGTCAGCGCGTGTGGCTCGTGACGGCGACGCCGGTCGAGCTGGCGACGATCATCGCCAGGCGGCTCGGGCTGACCGGGGCGCTGGGCACGGTCGGCGAGAACGTGGACGGGATCTACACGGGCAGGCTCGTGGGCGACCTGCTGCACGGCAAGGCGAAGGCGCACGCGGTGCGCGCGCTGGCCGCGCAGGAGGGCCTGGACCTGCGCAGGTGCACGGCGTACTCGGACTCGGTGAACGACGTGCCGATGCTGTCGGTGGTCGGCACGGCGGTCGCGGTGAACCCGGACTCGGGCCTGCGCGAGACGGCGCGCAAGCGCGGCTGGGAGACGCGGGACTTCCGCACGGCCCGCAAGGCGGCCCGGATCGGGGTGCCGTCGGTGCTGGGGCTGGGCGCGGTGGCCGGGCTGGTCGCGGCGGGTGTGGCCTGGCGGCGCGGGCGGTGGTGA
- a CDS encoding lysophospholipid acyltransferase family protein: MAEARVIPLRGGGRASRERGERRPEEAFDGAARELAADAERVTARESAPEPADWEKRLAELLAFARRRVQGEYEVDEFGFDPDLTDNLLLPVFRPLYEKWFRVETSGVHNIPAEGGALIVANHSGTMPLDAMMTAYAVRAEHPAGRYLRMLGADLVFKTPVLGAVARKSGQTLACHPDAERLLRSDEVVGVWPEGFKGIGKPYRDRYKLQRFGRGGFVSAALRTGVPIIPCSIVGAEEIYPKIGDLKPLARLFGFPYFPVTPFFPWLGPLGVVPLPTKWHIEFGEPISTAEHGPSAADDPMLVFNLTDQVRETIQQTLYRLLAQRRNIFLG; the protein is encoded by the coding sequence GTGGCCGAGGCACGGGTGATCCCCCTGCGCGGCGGTGGTCGCGCCTCCCGCGAGCGGGGGGAGCGGCGGCCGGAGGAGGCGTTCGACGGCGCCGCGCGCGAGCTGGCCGCCGACGCCGAGCGGGTGACGGCGCGCGAGTCGGCCCCCGAGCCCGCCGACTGGGAGAAGCGGCTGGCCGAGCTGCTGGCGTTCGCGCGCAGGCGGGTGCAGGGCGAGTACGAGGTGGACGAGTTCGGCTTCGACCCGGACCTCACCGACAACCTGCTCCTGCCGGTGTTCCGGCCGCTGTACGAGAAGTGGTTCCGGGTCGAGACCAGCGGCGTGCACAACATCCCCGCCGAGGGCGGCGCGCTGATCGTCGCGAACCACTCGGGCACCATGCCGCTCGACGCGATGATGACCGCCTACGCGGTGCGCGCGGAGCACCCGGCGGGCCGCTACCTGCGGATGCTCGGCGCCGACCTGGTGTTCAAGACGCCGGTGCTGGGCGCGGTGGCGCGCAAGTCCGGCCAGACCCTGGCCTGCCACCCGGACGCGGAGCGCCTGCTGAGGTCCGACGAGGTCGTCGGGGTGTGGCCGGAGGGCTTCAAGGGCATCGGCAAGCCCTACCGCGACCGCTACAAGCTGCAGCGGTTCGGCCGGGGCGGGTTCGTGTCGGCGGCGCTGCGCACCGGGGTGCCGATCATCCCCTGCTCGATCGTGGGCGCCGAGGAGATCTACCCGAAGATCGGCGACCTGAAGCCGCTGGCCAGGCTGTTCGGCTTCCCCTACTTCCCGGTGACCCCGTTCTTCCCGTGGCTGGGCCCCCTGGGCGTCGTGCCGCTGCCGACGAAGTGGCACATCGAGTTCGGCGAGCCGATCAGCACCGCCGAGCACGGCCCGTCGGCGGCGGACGACCCGATGCTGGTGTTCAACCTGACCGACCAGGTGCGGGAGACCATCCAGCAGACGCTGTACCGGCTGCTGGCGCAGCGGCGGAACATCTTCCTGGGCTGA
- a CDS encoding NAD-dependent epimerase/dehydratase family protein, producing MAPKVVLVTGCSRFLGGHLAARFAADPSVERVLAVDTEPPPRDVLRRMGRAEFVRADIRNPLIAKVISSAAVDTVVHASVTANPPGPARRTVLKEMNVIGTMQLLAACQKSPHVRKLVVKSTSAVYGSSSRDPAVFTEEMAPKDLPTSGYSKDAVEVESYVRGFSRRRPDVVVTMLRFTNFIGPRIDTVLTRYFALPVVPTVLGYDARVQVLHSEDALAIMERATARDLPGVYNAGGDGVLLLSQAIRRAGRLNLPVPSPAVPLAGRLFRGARLVDFSADQMRFLNWGRVVDTTLLKDEFGFTPRWTTQQAFDDYVNGRGMRPVIDPELVAGVERGVLDVAARFR from the coding sequence ATGGCGCCCAAGGTCGTGCTCGTCACCGGTTGCAGCCGCTTCCTCGGCGGCCACCTCGCCGCGCGCTTCGCCGCCGACCCGAGCGTCGAGCGGGTGCTGGCCGTGGACACCGAGCCGCCGCCGCGCGACGTGCTGCGCCGCATGGGCCGCGCCGAGTTCGTCCGCGCCGACATCCGCAACCCGCTCATCGCCAAGGTCATCTCCTCCGCCGCCGTGGACACGGTCGTGCACGCCTCGGTCACGGCGAACCCGCCGGGGCCCGCCAGGCGCACGGTGCTCAAGGAGATGAACGTGATCGGCACGATGCAGCTGCTGGCCGCGTGCCAGAAGTCGCCGCACGTGCGCAAGCTCGTGGTCAAGTCGACCAGCGCGGTCTACGGGTCCAGCTCGCGCGACCCCGCCGTGTTCACCGAGGAGATGGCGCCGAAGGACCTGCCGACCAGCGGCTACAGCAAGGACGCGGTCGAGGTCGAGAGCTACGTGCGCGGGTTCAGCAGGCGCAGGCCGGACGTGGTCGTCACGATGCTGCGCTTCACCAACTTCATCGGCCCGCGCATCGACACCGTCCTGACCAGGTACTTCGCCCTGCCGGTGGTGCCGACCGTGCTCGGGTACGACGCGCGGGTGCAGGTGCTGCACTCCGAGGACGCGCTGGCGATCATGGAGCGGGCGACCGCGCGGGACCTGCCCGGCGTGTACAACGCGGGCGGGGACGGGGTGCTGCTGCTCTCGCAGGCCATCCGGCGGGCGGGGCGGCTGAACCTGCCGGTGCCGAGCCCCGCGGTGCCGCTGGCGGGCCGGTTGTTCCGGGGCGCGCGGCTGGTGGACTTCTCGGCGGACCAGATGCGGTTCCTGAACTGGGGCAGGGTGGTGGACACCACCCTGTTGAAGGACGAGTTCGGGTTCACCCCCCGGTGGACGACGCAGCAGGCGTTCGACGACTACGTGAACGGGCGCGGGATGCGGCCGGTGATCGACCCGGAGCTGGTGGCCGGGGTGGAGCGCGGGGTGCTGGACGTGGCGGCGCGGTTCCGGTGA
- a CDS encoding 30S ribosomal protein bS22, giving the protein MGSVIKKRRKRMSKKKHRKLLRKTRVQRRKRGK; this is encoded by the coding sequence ATGGGCTCGGTCATCAAGAAGCGCCGCAAGCGCATGTCGAAGAAGAAGCACCGCAAGCTGCTCCGCAAGACGCGCGTCCAGCGTCGCAAGCGCGGCAAGTAA
- a CDS encoding helix-turn-helix domain-containing protein: MAAEDNTRTGIGQVTFLTVAEVALVMRVSKMTVYRLVHSGELAAVRVGKSFRVPEKAVDEYLRNAYFDAG, from the coding sequence ATGGCTGCGGAGGACAACACGCGCACCGGAATCGGGCAGGTCACGTTCCTGACGGTCGCCGAGGTGGCCCTGGTGATGCGGGTTTCGAAGATGACGGTGTACCGGCTGGTGCACTCCGGCGAGCTGGCCGCGGTGCGGGTCGGCAAGTCGTTCCGGGTGCCCGAGAAGGCGGTGGACGAGTACTTGCGCAACGCGTACTTCGACGCCGGGTGA
- the proC gene encoding pyrroline-5-carboxylate reductase has translation MTTIAVLGAGKIGEALLSGLLDGGRDAASLLFTEKHPGRGAELSARYGVEAVSVPDAAARADVLVVAVKPQDIEPLLADLAPSLKPDTLVVSLCAGLPTSLYESRLPAGTPVVRVMPNTPMLVGKAMSAISPGAHAAEEHLALVEDLLSTVGEVARVPESQQDAVTALSGSGPAYFFYLVEAMIDAGILLGIPRDLAGRLIIQSAVGAAAMLDEGGQHPVILREAVTSPAGTTIMAIRELERHGVRAALLAAIEAARDRSAELGRATEDR, from the coding sequence ATGACGACGATCGCTGTGCTGGGCGCGGGCAAGATCGGTGAGGCCCTGCTCTCCGGCCTGCTGGACGGTGGCCGGGACGCCGCCTCGCTCCTGTTCACCGAGAAGCACCCCGGTCGGGGCGCCGAGCTGTCCGCCCGGTACGGCGTGGAGGCCGTCAGCGTGCCCGACGCCGCCGCCCGCGCCGACGTCCTGGTCGTCGCCGTCAAGCCGCAGGACATCGAGCCGCTCCTGGCCGACCTCGCCCCCTCCCTCAAGCCCGACACCCTGGTCGTCTCCCTCTGCGCAGGCCTGCCGACCTCCCTCTACGAGTCGCGCCTGCCCGCGGGCACCCCGGTGGTCCGGGTCATGCCGAACACCCCCATGCTCGTCGGCAAGGCCATGAGCGCCATCTCCCCCGGCGCCCACGCCGCCGAGGAGCACCTCGCGCTCGTGGAGGACCTGCTCAGCACCGTCGGCGAGGTCGCCCGCGTCCCCGAGTCGCAGCAGGACGCCGTGACCGCCCTCTCCGGGTCGGGTCCGGCGTACTTCTTCTACCTGGTCGAGGCCATGATCGACGCGGGCATCCTGCTGGGCATCCCGCGCGACCTGGCGGGCAGGCTGATCATCCAGTCCGCCGTGGGCGCCGCCGCCATGCTGGACGAGGGCGGCCAGCACCCGGTGATCCTGCGCGAGGCCGTCACCTCGCCCGCCGGGACCACCATCATGGCCATCCGCGAACTGGAGAGGCACGGCGTCCGCGCCGCCCTCCTGGCCGCCATCGAGGCCGCCCGCGACCGCTCCGCCGAACTCGGCCGGGCCACCGAGGACCGCTGA
- a CDS encoding thioesterase family protein, translated as MPFSQASAVRPLGDGTYTAALPAEWTTGQSPHGGFLLAVLARAAAHAATAPNTQPAPLAVSAQFLRAAEVGPVLIRTSVRRAGRAAAVVTCALEQRGQTCVEAAVTVGAPPTSVEYADLPDLAASPPQDAVDVSALAPEGGLRLAGACELRLDPVSAGFLRGRAAGPLLLRLWARPLGEQPDPYFALVTGDVPVPVTVNLGRRGWSPAVQLTALVRSAPAAGGWLRLQVTCRAVHGQWYDEDVVVVDAAGKLVLQSRKLALTPPPA; from the coding sequence GTGCCGTTCTCCCAGGCCAGCGCCGTCCGCCCGCTGGGCGACGGCACCTACACCGCGGCGCTGCCCGCGGAGTGGACCACCGGCCAGTCCCCGCACGGCGGCTTCCTGCTGGCCGTGCTGGCCCGCGCAGCCGCCCACGCCGCGACCGCGCCGAACACCCAGCCCGCCCCACTGGCGGTCTCCGCCCAGTTCCTGCGGGCCGCCGAGGTGGGCCCGGTCCTGATCCGCACCTCGGTCCGCAGGGCGGGCCGGGCGGCGGCGGTGGTGACGTGCGCGCTGGAGCAGCGCGGCCAGACCTGCGTGGAGGCCGCCGTGACGGTGGGCGCCCCGCCCACGTCGGTGGAGTACGCGGACCTGCCGGACCTGGCCGCGTCGCCCCCGCAGGACGCCGTGGACGTGTCGGCGCTGGCCCCCGAGGGCGGCCTGCGCCTGGCGGGTGCGTGCGAGCTGCGCCTGGACCCGGTCAGCGCGGGCTTCCTGCGCGGCAGGGCGGCGGGCCCGCTCCTGCTGCGCCTGTGGGCCCGCCCGCTGGGCGAGCAGCCGGACCCGTACTTCGCCCTGGTCACCGGCGACGTCCCGGTGCCGGTGACGGTCAACCTGGGCAGGCGGGGCTGGTCCCCCGCCGTGCAACTCACCGCCCTGGTCCGCTCCGCGCCCGCGGCAGGCGGCTGGCTGCGCCTCCAGGTGACCTGCAGAGCCGTGCACGGCCAGTGGTACGACGAGGACGTGGTGGTCGTCGACGCCGCAGGCAAGCTGGTTCTCCAGTCCCGCAAACTGGCACTCACCCCACCCCCCGCCTGA
- a CDS encoding proline dehydrogenase family protein: protein MKPPRALLPSAARRFAAGLTGSDAVATATSLVDLGFRVTLVRCAGPSADRESAESAVQADLELLDLLHATGLACDTDVAVPLSAVGLLVDERLALDNASRLAAAAAQCGTTVTLEADGHVDVDALLRVLGEVRREWPGTAVALRAALLRTEDDCAALAGSRVRLDRGGPREPGSVARTDPHAADLAYVRCLNALLEADGNPVFATHDPRLLEIAGERARWFGREPGEYELQLPLGVRTAERDRLAAAGDVVCVRAPYGPAWADRLDRVVERPADVALLLRGLVGRA, encoded by the coding sequence GTGAAACCGCCCCGCGCGCTGCTCCCGTCCGCCGCGCGCAGGTTCGCGGCCGGCCTGACCGGCTCCGACGCCGTCGCCACCGCGACCTCGCTGGTCGACCTGGGCTTCCGGGTGACCCTGGTGCGCTGCGCGGGCCCCTCGGCCGACCGGGAGTCCGCCGAGTCCGCCGTCCAGGCCGACCTGGAGCTGCTCGACCTGCTGCACGCCACCGGCCTGGCCTGCGACACCGACGTGGCCGTGCCGCTCAGCGCCGTCGGCCTGCTCGTGGACGAGCGCCTGGCCCTGGACAACGCCTCCCGGCTCGCCGCCGCAGCCGCCCAGTGCGGCACCACCGTCACCCTGGAGGCCGACGGCCACGTGGACGTCGACGCCCTCCTGCGCGTGCTCGGCGAGGTGCGCCGGGAGTGGCCGGGCACCGCCGTCGCCCTGAGGGCCGCGCTGCTGCGCACCGAGGACGACTGCGCGGCGCTCGCGGGCAGCCGCGTCCGGCTGGACCGGGGCGGCCCGCGCGAGCCCGGCTCGGTGGCCCGCACCGACCCGCACGCCGCGGACCTGGCCTACGTCCGCTGCCTCAACGCCCTGCTGGAGGCGGACGGCAACCCGGTGTTCGCCACGCACGACCCGAGGCTGCTGGAGATCGCGGGCGAGCGCGCCCGCTGGTTCGGCCGGGAGCCCGGCGAGTACGAGCTGCAACTGCCGCTGGGCGTGCGCACGGCGGAGCGGGACCGGTTGGCGGCGGCGGGCGACGTGGTGTGCGTGCGCGCCCCGTACGGCCCGGCGTGGGCCGACCGCCTCGACCGGGTGGTCGAGCGCCCGGCCGACGTCGCGCTCCTGCTGCGCGGCCTGGTCGGCCGCGCGTGA
- a CDS encoding sugar phosphate isomerase/epimerase family protein → MSGRPPAREVPARKIPVGLSTASVWPQPAASAFESAAELGYDGVEVMVWADPVSQDVAALGRLVERSGVPVLAVHAPCLLISQRVWSSDPVERLRRSVRAATELGAPTVVLHPPFIWQRRYAEVFPALVAELEDQTGIAIAVENMFPVRSGLGRGRSVAMTAFKPSIDPTDVGHRHYTLDLSHTAAAQMDALELAKRMGDGLTHVHLADGSGASKDEHMVPGRGNQPCAQLCEGLASGGFAGQVVLEVNTRKARSTAERTEMLNEALLFARLHLEWR, encoded by the coding sequence GTGAGCGGGAGGCCCCCGGCCAGGGAGGTCCCGGCCAGGAAGATCCCGGTCGGGCTCTCCACCGCATCGGTGTGGCCCCAGCCCGCCGCCTCGGCCTTCGAGTCGGCGGCCGAGCTGGGCTACGACGGCGTCGAGGTCATGGTCTGGGCCGACCCGGTCAGCCAGGACGTGGCCGCGCTCGGCAGGCTGGTGGAGCGCAGCGGCGTCCCCGTGCTGGCCGTGCACGCCCCGTGCCTGCTGATCAGCCAGCGGGTGTGGTCGTCCGACCCGGTGGAGCGGTTGCGGCGCAGCGTGCGCGCGGCCACCGAGCTGGGCGCGCCGACCGTGGTGCTGCACCCGCCGTTCATCTGGCAGCGCCGCTACGCCGAGGTGTTCCCGGCGCTGGTGGCCGAGCTGGAGGACCAGACCGGCATCGCGATCGCCGTGGAGAACATGTTCCCGGTGCGCAGCGGCCTCGGCCGCGGCCGGTCGGTGGCCATGACGGCGTTCAAGCCCTCGATCGACCCGACCGACGTCGGGCACCGGCACTACACGCTCGACCTGTCCCACACGGCCGCCGCGCAGATGGACGCGCTGGAGCTGGCCAAGCGGATGGGTGACGGGCTCACCCACGTGCACCTGGCGGACGGCAGCGGGGCCTCCAAGGACGAGCACATGGTGCCCGGCCGGGGCAACCAGCCGTGCGCGCAGCTGTGCGAGGGCCTGGCCAGCGGCGGGTTCGCCGGGCAGGTGGTGCTGGAGGTGAACACCCGCAAGGCCCGCAGCACCGCCGAGCGCACCGAGATGCTGAACGAGGCGCTGCTCTTCGCGCGCCTGCACCTGGAGTGGCGCTAA